In Corallococcus caeni, the genomic stretch TTTTGACGAGTCTCCTGATCTACTTCTGCATATATATTATTGGAAAGGTTTTGCGCACCAGAGCTGAGAATCACCTCAGCAGATATCCCTTCCAGGTGCCCCTGAAAAACCAAGCTAGCTGATTGACTCGTTCCAAATGAGCGATACTGCGCTGGGATGGTGTGTGTCTGGTGTCGTTCAAGCATGGCCAGCATCCGCAAGCCATCCAGCAGCGTCGTCTTTCCCGAAGCATTCGGCCCCACCAGCACCGTGAACGGCTCCAGCTCCAGGTCCAGCGAGCGGTACGCCTTGAAGTTGCGGAACTGCACCTTCTCGATCACGCGTGCACCCTCCTCCCGACGACACCTCCGCCCCGGAATCACTCACAGGGCGGAGCACAGCACACCGTGACTCAGTTCTTCTGCAGCGGGCGGTACCGGATCCGGTGCGGCTCCAGCGCGTCCGGGCCCAGGCGCTTCTTCTTGTCCGCCTCGTAGTCCTCGAAGTTGCCCTCGAAGAAGAACGCCTTGCTGTCACCCTCGAACGCCAGGATGTGCGTGGCGATGCGGTCCAGGAACCAGCGGTCGTGGCTGATGACCACCGCGCAGCCCGCGAAGTTGAGCAGCGCGTCCTCCAGGCTCCGCAGCGTCTCCACGTCCAGGTCGTTCGTGGGCTCGTCCAGGAGCAGCAGGTTGCCGCCCGCCTTCAACATCTTCGCCAGGTGCACCCGGTTGCGCTCGCCGCCCGACAGGTCCTTCACCCGCTTCTGCTGGTCCTGCCCCTTGAACGCGAAGCCCGCCAGGTACGCGCGGCTGGGCATCTGGCCCGCACTGCCCAGGTCCAGGTGATCCAACCCGCCGCTCACCTCCTGGAACACCGACTGCTCGCCGTTCAGCGCGTCGCGGCTCTGGTCCACGTACGCCATCTTCACCGTCTCGCCCACGCGCAGCTCGCCCGCGTCCGGCTTCTCCACGCCCGTCAGCATCCGGAACAGCGTCGTCTTGCCCGCGCCGTTCGGACCAATCACGCCCACGATGCCGCCCGGCGGCAGCTTGAAGTTCAGGTCGTCGACGAGCAGCCGGTCCCCATAGGCCTTGCGCAGCCCCTTCGCCTCCACCACCAGACCGCCCAGCTTCGGGCCCGGCGGAATCACCACTTCGCCCGTCGGCTCGCGCTTCTCCTGCGACTGGTTGAGCAAGTCCTCGTACGCGGAGATGCGCGCCTTGCTCTTCGCCTGACGCGCCTTCGGAGACGCCCGCACCCACTCCAGCTCGCGCTTGAGCGTCTTCTGACGGTGGCTCTCCGACTTCTCCTCCAACTCCAACCGCTTCTGCTTCTGGTCCAGCCAGCTGGAGTAGTTCCCCTTCCAGGGCACCCCCTCGCCGCGGTCCAGCTCCAGGATCCACTCCGCCACGTTGTCCAGGAAGTACCGGTCGTGCGTGATGCACACGATGGTGCCCTTGTATTCCTTCAGCGCCTGCTCCAGCCACGCGACGCTCTCCGCGTCCAGGTGGTTGGTGGGCTCGTCCAGCAAGAGCAGGTCCGGCTTCTCCAAGAGGATGCGGCAGAGCGCCACGCGGCGCTTCTCACCGCCGGACAGCTTCGTCACGTCCGCGTCACCCGGCGGCAGCCGCAGGGCGTCCATCGCCATCTCCAGCGTGCGGTCCAGCTCCCAGCCGTTCGTGGAGTCGATGAAGTCCTGCAGCCTGCCCTGCTCGGCGAGCAGCTTCTCCATCTGCGCGTCGTCCAGGGGCTCCCCGAACTTCGCGCTGACCTCGTTGAAGCGGTCCAGCGCCTGGCGGATCTCCTTCAGGCCCAGCTCCACGTTCCCCTTCACGTCCAGGGTCGTGTCCAGCTGCGGCTCCTGCGCCAG encodes the following:
- the ettA gene encoding energy-dependent translational throttle protein EttA, translating into MAQNFIFTMQDLRKVKNGKDILKGIYLSFFPGAKIGVIGPNGSGKSTLLRIMAGVDTEFFGIAKPDPTVKVGYLAQEPQLDTTLDVKGNVELGLKEIRQALDRFNEVSAKFGEPLDDAQMEKLLAEQGRLQDFIDSTNGWELDRTLEMAMDALRLPPGDADVTKLSGGEKRRVALCRILLEKPDLLLLDEPTNHLDAESVAWLEQALKEYKGTIVCITHDRYFLDNVAEWILELDRGEGVPWKGNYSSWLDQKQKRLELEEKSESHRQKTLKRELEWVRASPKARQAKSKARISAYEDLLNQSQEKREPTGEVVIPPGPKLGGLVVEAKGLRKAYGDRLLVDDLNFKLPPGGIVGVIGPNGAGKTTLFRMLTGVEKPDAGELRVGETVKMAYVDQSRDALNGEQSVFQEVSGGLDHLDLGSAGQMPSRAYLAGFAFKGQDQQKRVKDLSGGERNRVHLAKMLKAGGNLLLLDEPTNDLDVETLRSLEDALLNFAGCAVVISHDRWFLDRIATHILAFEGDSKAFFFEGNFEDYEADKKKRLGPDALEPHRIRYRPLQKN